Proteins from a genomic interval of Hydrogenobacter sp.:
- a CDS encoding response regulator transcription factor → MSGIKVFLLEDDRDLSEIVEYNLKKEGYSVRTFQRAAELLRAIEEEPPDLILLDVMVPDYDGFRVAGILKSRVDLKEVPIIFITVKDAEEDKLKGFSLGADDYITKPFSVKEFLARVRAVLKRTGKIGKGGTFKLGELEIDTQRYEVRRGKEKIDLTPTEFRIFEALLENYGRPVSREYLIETILKKDIYDRTIDVHIKNLREKLGKEGQAIKTVRGFGYKIEL, encoded by the coding sequence ATGAGCGGGATAAAGGTCTTCCTCCTTGAGGATGACAGGGATCTTTCGGAGATAGTTGAGTATAACCTCAAAAAGGAAGGGTACTCAGTTAGAACCTTCCAAAGAGCTGCGGAACTTCTCAGAGCCATAGAGGAAGAGCCTCCGGATTTGATACTCCTTGATGTTATGGTTCCGGACTATGATGGTTTTAGGGTAGCTGGGATACTAAAATCACGCGTAGATCTGAAAGAAGTACCCATAATATTCATAACCGTTAAGGATGCAGAAGAGGACAAGCTAAAAGGGTTTTCTCTCGGAGCTGACGATTATATAACTAAACCTTTCTCGGTAAAAGAATTTCTTGCAAGAGTCAGAGCTGTACTCAAAAGAACAGGAAAAATAGGTAAGGGAGGGACGTTTAAATTGGGAGAGCTTGAGATAGACACTCAAAGGTATGAAGTTAGAAGAGGTAAAGAAAAGATAGATCTTACACCTACGGAGTTCAGAATTTTTGAAGCTCTTCTTGAGAACTACGGAAGACCTGTTAGCAGAGAATACCTTATAGAAACCATACTGAAGAAAGATATTTACGACAGGACAATAGATGTACATATAAAGAACTTGCGGGAAAAACTCGGAAAGGAAGGACAAGCTATAAAAACGGTGAGAGGCTTTGGCTATAAGATAGAGCTATGA
- a CDS encoding metallophosphoesterase: MKWFVLAFFSIYSLMHFYVFFRLVKPNFSSYKSFAILLIFLIMLLSPIAWRTLDGDISKQITYWLALVSLLWMGFMLYVTVFTLLFDLYRGVVFASKQLLGINPLPLPSPRLLLYTVLLTSLSLSAYSYYETLRLDVIRIRIETEKLPVSRMKILHISDLHLGPVMGADKIKLVEDVWEKEKPDIIVSTGDLVDGNMNKKDGLAKMLSKINAPMGKFAVLGNHEYYRGVKQAIDFTERAGFELLRGAWKDLGPLIVAGVDDDDCRFFNACEGVLDEYLLLRDIPKGKFILLLKHKPRLNPKSVGLFDLMLSGHTHGGIYKPIGEFLLRKMFLTDRGLVKMGSSYVFVSKGVGTGGPPMRLFSPPDVAVIELIKVEKQASSQDRL; encoded by the coding sequence ATGAAGTGGTTTGTGCTTGCTTTTTTCAGCATTTACTCTCTTATGCATTTTTACGTATTTTTTAGACTTGTAAAACCAAACTTCTCTTCGTACAAGAGTTTTGCCATCTTACTGATTTTTTTAATCATGCTACTTTCACCTATTGCGTGGAGAACTCTGGACGGAGATATCAGTAAGCAGATAACTTATTGGCTCGCTCTGGTAAGTCTCCTTTGGATGGGTTTCATGCTTTATGTGACCGTCTTTACTCTACTGTTTGATCTTTACAGAGGTGTTGTCTTTGCAAGCAAACAACTTTTAGGAATAAACCCTCTCCCCCTTCCATCGCCCAGGCTTCTCCTTTACACAGTACTCCTTACGAGTTTATCCTTGTCGGCTTACAGCTACTATGAGACTTTAAGGCTTGATGTAATAAGAATAAGGATAGAAACGGAAAAGCTCCCGGTGAGTAGAATGAAGATACTGCATATATCAGACTTACACCTTGGTCCCGTTATGGGTGCAGACAAGATAAAGTTAGTGGAGGATGTGTGGGAGAAAGAAAAGCCCGATATTATAGTTTCCACAGGCGATCTCGTTGATGGTAATATGAACAAAAAAGACGGACTTGCGAAGATGCTTTCAAAGATAAACGCACCTATGGGGAAGTTTGCGGTTTTGGGCAATCACGAGTATTACAGAGGTGTAAAGCAGGCAATAGACTTTACCGAAAGGGCAGGCTTTGAGCTTTTGAGGGGTGCATGGAAGGATTTGGGACCTCTGATTGTGGCAGGTGTTGATGATGATGACTGCAGATTCTTCAACGCCTGCGAGGGTGTTCTTGATGAGTATCTGCTTTTAAGGGATATTCCTAAGGGGAAGTTTATACTACTTCTCAAGCACAAACCGAGGTTGAATCCCAAATCGGTGGGGCTTTTTGACCTTATGTTATCCGGACATACACACGGAGGTATTTACAAACCTATTGGTGAGTTTTTGCTTCGCAAGATGTTCCTCACAGACAGGGGATTGGTTAAAATGGGGAGTTCTTACGTATTTGTGAGCAAGGGTGTTGGTACAGGAGGACCACCTATGAGATTGTTTTCACCGCCTGATGTTGCCGTGATAGAACTTATAAAAGTTGAAAAGCAAGCCTCCTCTCAAGACAGGCTCTGA
- a CDS encoding CTP synthase, with amino-acid sequence MAKFIFVTGGVLSALGKGVTSASIGSLLEEMGYKVTFQKLDPYLNVDPGTMSPYQHGEVYVTEDGAETDLDLGHYERFTYSRMGKNNNVTAGRVYFNVLERERKGGYLGATVQVIPHITDEIKRLIRSVEGDNDIAIVEVGGTVGDIESLPFLEAIRQMYTESRREDMLFIHVTYVPYIKSVGELKTKPTQHSVKELRAIGIQPDMIVCRSEFEIPKNIKEKIALFTSVSEYSVISAPDVEYIYEIPIIFKRQGVDRIIAKHLDLSYKDVTIRWEGIMEIIRRANKHVTVGVVGKYMSLKDSYKSIHEALLHGGIANGVKVNVKWINAEDFEESDLRNVDGILVPGGFGERGTEGKMKALRYGRENNVPTFGICLGMQLMCVEFARNVLDLKQANSTEFDPNTPHPVIDLMEDQKGIDKLGGTMRLGSYPCMLVSGSKVKEIYGKDVVYERHRHRYEFNNSYRDIYEKSGMVFSGLSPNGKLVEIVELKDHAWYIGCQFHPEFKSKPFEPHPLFTSFIRACLERRLAFQLL; translated from the coding sequence ATGGCAAAGTTCATATTTGTTACAGGTGGGGTGCTTTCCGCTCTCGGAAAAGGTGTCACATCAGCATCCATAGGATCCCTTCTTGAGGAGATGGGCTACAAGGTGACCTTTCAAAAGCTTGATCCCTATCTCAACGTTGATCCCGGAACGATGAGCCCTTACCAGCATGGAGAGGTTTACGTTACTGAAGATGGAGCGGAAACGGACCTTGATCTGGGTCATTACGAGAGGTTTACCTACTCAAGGATGGGCAAAAACAACAACGTGACCGCAGGAAGGGTGTACTTTAATGTTTTGGAGAGGGAAAGAAAAGGGGGATACCTTGGTGCTACCGTGCAGGTAATACCACATATAACCGACGAGATAAAGAGACTTATAAGGTCAGTAGAGGGAGACAACGATATAGCCATAGTGGAAGTGGGAGGTACTGTGGGGGATATAGAAAGTTTACCCTTTTTGGAAGCCATAAGACAGATGTATACGGAGTCAAGAAGGGAGGATATGCTCTTCATACACGTCACATACGTACCTTACATAAAGAGTGTGGGGGAACTCAAAACTAAACCTACGCAGCACTCGGTTAAGGAACTCAGAGCCATAGGCATACAACCAGATATGATAGTTTGCAGATCGGAGTTTGAAATCCCAAAGAATATAAAGGAAAAAATAGCTTTATTTACGAGCGTCAGCGAATACTCAGTAATTTCGGCACCGGATGTAGAGTATATATACGAGATACCCATAATATTTAAAAGACAAGGTGTTGATAGGATAATAGCTAAACATCTTGATCTTTCTTACAAGGATGTAACTATAAGGTGGGAGGGCATAATGGAGATCATAAGGAGGGCTAATAAGCACGTGACTGTGGGGGTTGTTGGTAAATACATGTCCCTGAAGGATTCTTATAAGAGCATACATGAAGCACTCTTGCACGGTGGCATAGCCAACGGTGTAAAAGTGAACGTAAAGTGGATAAACGCAGAGGATTTTGAAGAGAGCGATCTGAGAAATGTAGACGGAATACTTGTTCCTGGAGGCTTTGGTGAGAGGGGTACGGAAGGTAAGATGAAGGCTTTAAGGTACGGAAGAGAGAATAACGTACCTACATTTGGTATATGTCTGGGTATGCAACTCATGTGTGTAGAATTTGCGAGAAACGTCTTGGATCTAAAGCAAGCCAATTCAACTGAGTTTGATCCCAACACACCGCACCCAGTTATAGATCTTATGGAGGATCAAAAAGGTATAGATAAACTGGGAGGAACTATGAGACTTGGTTCTTACCCCTGCATGCTCGTTTCAGGCAGTAAAGTTAAAGAGATATACGGAAAGGATGTGGTTTACGAAAGGCACAGGCACAGGTACGAGTTTAACAACTCGTACAGGGACATTTACGAAAAGAGCGGTATGGTTTTTTCCGGTCTATCACCTAACGGAAAATTGGTGGAAATCGTTGAACTCAAAGATCACGCTTGGTATATAGGATGCCAGTTTCATCCTGAGTTTAAGAGTAAGCCCTTTGAACCCCATCCCCTATTTACCTCTTTTATCAGAGCCTGTCTTGAGAGGAGGCTTGCTTTTCAACTTTTATAA
- a CDS encoding sulfite oxidase-like oxidoreductase, with product MEKVISSINLREDRLPPGQRWISAPIVYDIVDDIPDWDMDKYRFKVFGLIENPLELTYEEILRLPSIELIADFHCVTRWSVKEILWEGIQTRYILDKVKPKEEARFVMVHCLEGYTTNIPIEYLLEEDTILAYKMNNYTIPKRHGYPLRLVVPKLYAWKSAKYVWGMEFMEKDVPGFWEQRGYNMRGDPWKEERYW from the coding sequence ATGGAGAAAGTGATAAGTTCTATAAACCTGCGAGAAGACAGGCTTCCGCCTGGGCAAAGGTGGATAAGCGCACCAATAGTTTACGATATAGTGGATGATATACCAGATTGGGATATGGATAAATACAGATTCAAAGTTTTTGGTCTTATAGAAAACCCTCTGGAACTCACTTATGAGGAGATTCTCCGTCTGCCGTCCATTGAACTAATCGCAGACTTTCACTGTGTGACACGGTGGAGTGTGAAGGAGATCCTCTGGGAGGGCATCCAAACCAGATACATACTTGATAAGGTAAAGCCGAAAGAGGAAGCCAGATTTGTAATGGTTCACTGCCTTGAAGGATACACGACAAACATTCCCATTGAGTACCTGCTGGAAGAAGACACGATCTTAGCATACAAGATGAATAACTATACCATACCAAAAAGACACGGGTATCCGTTAAGACTCGTTGTTCCAAAGCTATATGCGTGGAAAAGCGCCAAGTATGTGTGGGGTATGGAGTTTATGGAGAAAGACGTGCCAGGATTTTGGGAGCAAAGAGGATACAATATGAGGGGTGATCCGTGGAAAGAAGAAAGGTACTGGTGA
- a CDS encoding pseudouridine synthase: MERRKVLVRLNRYISMCGLTSRRKADELIKAGKVKVNGLVIKELGYRVDPTTDVVEVEGKILKPPRYRYVLLNKPCCYLTSLVSGKDGKRSIKDLIKDIPERVYPAGRLDYNAEGLLILTNDGELANMITHPKYKLPKTYLVWVEGKVSNETLKAMEKGADLEDGFAKPDSVRIVKVKGNITLLEVIFHEGRKHIVKRFMAYFGHKVKKLKRTAIGPVKLGNLPSGRWRDMTDEELNALKKAISLEKKHGVGV, encoded by the coding sequence GTGGAAAGAAGAAAGGTACTGGTGAGACTAAACAGATACATATCTATGTGCGGACTTACATCCAGAAGGAAAGCTGATGAGCTTATAAAAGCCGGCAAAGTGAAGGTAAACGGACTTGTTATAAAGGAGCTTGGCTACAGGGTAGACCCAACTACGGATGTGGTTGAGGTAGAGGGGAAGATTTTAAAACCACCCAGATATAGGTATGTGCTTCTTAACAAGCCTTGCTGTTATCTTACCTCTCTTGTGAGCGGTAAAGATGGAAAGAGAAGCATAAAGGATCTTATAAAAGATATACCTGAAAGGGTATATCCCGCAGGAAGGCTGGACTACAACGCTGAAGGATTGCTGATCTTAACAAATGACGGAGAACTTGCCAACATGATCACGCATCCTAAATACAAACTGCCCAAGACGTATCTTGTATGGGTAGAAGGTAAAGTGAGTAATGAGACATTAAAAGCTATGGAGAAAGGTGCGGATCTTGAAGATGGATTTGCCAAACCGGATAGCGTCAGGATAGTAAAAGTAAAAGGAAACATCACTTTATTGGAAGTAATTTTTCACGAAGGGAGAAAGCACATAGTCAAAAGGTTTATGGCATACTTTGGACATAAGGTAAAGAAGCTCAAAAGGACGGCGATAGGACCAGTAAAGCTTGGAAATCTTCCGTCAGGAAGATGGAGAGATATGACGGATGAAGAACTGAACGCATTAAAAAAAGCCATAAGTTTGGAGAAAAAGCATGGAGTGGGTGTTTAA
- a CDS encoding thioredoxin family protein: MEWVFKLTFLAVLFAFLAFVLWLRFLVIRRIKEMKGKEVDFIRNGFVYFYSDRCGACKIMKGEIEKLKGRAQVKQVDIFSPEGSLLAKRLGIVATPTTLYVKNGIIQKAFVGVVKGERLLSETSSDDK, translated from the coding sequence ATGGAGTGGGTGTTTAAACTTACTTTCCTTGCTGTCCTCTTTGCCTTTCTTGCTTTTGTACTTTGGCTGAGGTTTTTGGTTATAAGGAGAATCAAAGAAATGAAGGGAAAAGAAGTGGATTTTATACGTAATGGCTTTGTTTACTTTTATTCCGACAGGTGCGGTGCTTGCAAAATTATGAAGGGAGAGATAGAAAAGCTCAAAGGTAGAGCGCAGGTAAAACAGGTGGATATCTTTTCGCCCGAAGGCTCCTTACTTGCAAAAAGGCTCGGTATAGTGGCAACGCCTACCACACTTTACGTAAAAAATGGCATAATTCAAAAGGCTTTTGTAGGTGTAGTAAAAGGCGAACGCTTACTGTCTGAAACCTCCAGTGATGACAAATAA